The Dama dama isolate Ldn47 chromosome 3, ASM3311817v1, whole genome shotgun sequence genome has a segment encoding these proteins:
- the LOC133042510 gene encoding lysozyme C, intestinal isozyme-like, producing the protein MKALLILGLLLLSVAVQGKKFERCELARTLKKFGLAGYKGISLANWMCLTYGESRYNTHVTNYNPRSKSTDYGLFQINSKWWCNDGKTPKAANGCGVSCSALLKDDITQAVACAKKIVSQQGITAWVAWKNNCKNRDLTNYVKGCRV; encoded by the exons ATGAAGGCTCTCCTTATTCTGGGGCTTCTCCTCCTTTCCGTTGCTGTCCAGGGCAAGAAATTTGAGAGATGTGAGCTTGCCAGAACTCTGAAGAAATTTGGATTGGCTGGCTACAAGGGAATCAGCCTGGCAAACT ggATGTGTTTGACCTATGGAGAAAGCCGTTATAACACACATGTTACAAACTACAATCCTAGAAGCAAAAGCACTGATTATGGGCTATTTCAGATCAACAGCAAATGGTGGTGTAATGATGGCAAAACCCCAAAAGCAGCTAATGGCTGTGGCGTATCCTGCAGTG CTTTGCTGAAAGATGACATCACTCAAGCTGTAGCATGTGCAAAGAAGATTGTCAGTCAGCAAGGCATTACAGCATG GGTGGCATGGAAAAACAACTGTAAAAACCGAGATCTCACGAATTATGTTAAGGGTTGCAGAGTGTAA